One segment of Erigeron canadensis isolate Cc75 chromosome 2, C_canadensis_v1, whole genome shotgun sequence DNA contains the following:
- the LOC122587119 gene encoding signal recognition particle subunit SRP68 isoform X1: protein MATADISSMEIDDQIDTNPKFSINVLQLLKSAQMQHGLRFGDYTRYRRYCTARLRRLYKSLKFTHGRGKYAKKSITLSTVTEVRFLHMVLYSAERAWSYAMEKRQLPDGPNARQRSYLIGRLRKAVKWATLFSELCAIKGDSRTSLEAEAYASYMKGNLLFEQDQNWDIALKSFKSARVVYEELGKYGDLDNQVLCRERVEELEPSIRYCLHKIGESNLQASELVHLGETEGHALDLFKAKLEAVMAEARSQQAASMTEFHWLGHRYPISNAKTRVSILKAQELEKELHDRTEGALPAEKRLAVFDKIFAAYHEARGSIRNDLATAGSSENIKDDLSGLDKAIGAVLGQRTIERNQLLVSIAKSKLSKARDEKNEKVTKPEELVRLFDLLLQNTADLSDLLSSGRDRKEEEVALLEECEIKSLTFRAERCFFLAKSYSSAGKRTEAYSLFSLARSLAENALKKLRSVGNHDKAMLKELETLYDNCRSSSCIEHAMGIMEHEKAPEDLSNRISTVSISGSDKKQEKFLIENLDSYESAVAGSSTKAAPRIAAYQPTFQAVPCNPIVMDLAYNAIDFPSIENRMKKDKKGFISRLWG from the exons ATGGCGACGGCGGACATTTCTTCAATGGAAATCGACGATCAGATCGACACAAACCCTAAGTTCTCAATCAACG TATTGCAGCTGTTAAAATCAGCGCAGATGCAACACGGATTACGTTTTGGCGACTACACTCGTTATCG GAGATATTGTACTGCACGGTTAAGGAGATTGTATAAATCGTTGAAGTTTACGCATGGCCGTGGGAAGTATGCGAAGAAATCGATAACATTATCGACTGTTACTGAAGTTAG GTTTCTCCATATGGTTCTCTATAGTGCAGAAAGAGCATGGAGCTATGCCATGGAGAAGAGACAGCTTCCTGATGGTCCAAATGCACGCCAGCGAAGTTACCTGATTGGCAGGTTGCGTAAAGCAGTAAAGTGGGCTACACTTTTTTCAGAATTATGTGCTATCAAGGGAGATTCTAGAACATCATTAGAAGCTgag GCTTATGCTTCATATATGAAAGGAAATTTACTATTTGAGCAAGATCAGAATTGGGATATCGCATTAAAGAGTTTCAAGAGTGCCAG GGTTGTTTATGAGGAACTTGGAAAATATGGAGATTTGGATAATCAAGTTTTGTGTCGTGAACGTGTTGAGGAACTGGAACCTAGTATACGCTACTGTTTGCACAAAATTGGCGAGTCAAATTTACAAGCTTCTGAACTTGTACACCTTGGGGAAACTGAAGGACATGCGTTGGATCTTTTTAAAGCAAAGTTGGAG GCTGTTATGGCTGAAGCTAGATCTCAGCAGGCTGCATCCATGACTGAATTTCACTGGCTCGGTCATAGGTATCCGATATCAAATGCTAAGACTCGGGTCTCCATATTGAAAG CCCAGGAATTGGAGAAAGAGCTACATGATCGAACAGAAGGTGCTCTTCCTGCTGAAAAAAGACTCGCTGTCTTTGACAAAATTTTTGCTGCATATCATGAAGCCCGGGGGTCCATTCGCAATGACTTG GCCACTGCAGGCAGTTCTGAAAACATAAAGGATGATTTAAGCGGGCTTGATAAAGCTATCGGGGCTGTATTAGGCCAACGGACCATTGAACGCAACCAGCTGCTGGTTAGCATAGCTAAAAGCAAACTTAGCAAAGCCCGTGATGAAAAAAATGAGAAAGTAACCAAGCCTGAAGAACTTGTGAGGTTATTTGATCTTCTTCTACAG AATACAGCAGATCTCTCTGACTTGTTGAGTTCCGGTAGAGACAGAAAAGAGGAAGAGGTGGCATTATTGGAAGAGTgtgaaattaaaagtttgacCTTCCGAGCTGAAAG GTGCTTTTTCTTAGCCAAGTCTTATAGTTCAGCTGGGAAGAGGACAGAGGCATATTCCTTGTTTTCTCTTGCTCGCTCTCTTGCTGAAAATGCTCTAAAGAAACTTCGCAGTGTGGGCAACCATGATAAG GCGATGcttaaagaattggagacattgtATGACAACTGTAGATCCAGCAGTTGTATTGAACATGCAATGGGAATAATGGAACATGAAAAGGCCCCTGAGGATCTTTCGAACAGGATCTCTACTGTATCAATATCTGGGAGTGATAAGAAG CAGGAAAAGTTTCTCATAGAGAATTTGGATTCTTATGAGTCTGCTGTTGCTGGTTCGAGCACAAAGGCAGCTCCGCGTATTGCAGCATATCAGCCAACCTTCCAAGCAGTTCCCTGCAATCCTATTGTTATGGATCTTGCCTATAATGCAATCGATTTCCCATCAATTGAGAACAGAATGAAGAAAGACAAAAAGGGTTTCATTAGTAGGCTTTGGGGATAA
- the LOC122587119 gene encoding signal recognition particle subunit SRP68 isoform X2 has protein sequence MATADISSMEIDDQIDTNPKFSINVLQLLKSAQMQHGLRFGDYTRYRRYCTARLRRLYKSLKFTHGRGKYAKKSITLSTVTEVRFLHMVLYSAERAWSYAMEKRQLPDGPNARQRSYLIGRLRKAVKWATLFSELCAIKGDSRTSLEAEAYASYMKGNLLFEQDQNWDIALKSFKSARVVYEELGKYGDLDNQVLCRERVEELEPSIRYCLHKIGESNLQASELVHLGETEGHALDLFKAKLEAVMAEARSQQAASMTEFHWLGHRYPISNAKTRVSILKAQELEKELHDRTEGALPAEKRLAVFDKIFAAYHEARGSIRNDLATAGSSENIKDDLSGLDKAIGAVLGQRTIERNQLLVSIAKSKLSKARDEKNEKVTKPEELVRLFDLLLQNTADLSDLLSSGRDRKEEEVALLEECEIKSLTFRAERCFFLAKSYSSAGKRTEAYSLFSLARSLAENALKKLRSVGNHDKAMLKELETLYDNCRSSSCIEHAMGIMEHEKAPEDLSNRISTVSISGSDKKEKFLIENLDSYESAVAGSSTKAAPRIAAYQPTFQAVPCNPIVMDLAYNAIDFPSIENRMKKDKKGFISRLWG, from the exons ATGGCGACGGCGGACATTTCTTCAATGGAAATCGACGATCAGATCGACACAAACCCTAAGTTCTCAATCAACG TATTGCAGCTGTTAAAATCAGCGCAGATGCAACACGGATTACGTTTTGGCGACTACACTCGTTATCG GAGATATTGTACTGCACGGTTAAGGAGATTGTATAAATCGTTGAAGTTTACGCATGGCCGTGGGAAGTATGCGAAGAAATCGATAACATTATCGACTGTTACTGAAGTTAG GTTTCTCCATATGGTTCTCTATAGTGCAGAAAGAGCATGGAGCTATGCCATGGAGAAGAGACAGCTTCCTGATGGTCCAAATGCACGCCAGCGAAGTTACCTGATTGGCAGGTTGCGTAAAGCAGTAAAGTGGGCTACACTTTTTTCAGAATTATGTGCTATCAAGGGAGATTCTAGAACATCATTAGAAGCTgag GCTTATGCTTCATATATGAAAGGAAATTTACTATTTGAGCAAGATCAGAATTGGGATATCGCATTAAAGAGTTTCAAGAGTGCCAG GGTTGTTTATGAGGAACTTGGAAAATATGGAGATTTGGATAATCAAGTTTTGTGTCGTGAACGTGTTGAGGAACTGGAACCTAGTATACGCTACTGTTTGCACAAAATTGGCGAGTCAAATTTACAAGCTTCTGAACTTGTACACCTTGGGGAAACTGAAGGACATGCGTTGGATCTTTTTAAAGCAAAGTTGGAG GCTGTTATGGCTGAAGCTAGATCTCAGCAGGCTGCATCCATGACTGAATTTCACTGGCTCGGTCATAGGTATCCGATATCAAATGCTAAGACTCGGGTCTCCATATTGAAAG CCCAGGAATTGGAGAAAGAGCTACATGATCGAACAGAAGGTGCTCTTCCTGCTGAAAAAAGACTCGCTGTCTTTGACAAAATTTTTGCTGCATATCATGAAGCCCGGGGGTCCATTCGCAATGACTTG GCCACTGCAGGCAGTTCTGAAAACATAAAGGATGATTTAAGCGGGCTTGATAAAGCTATCGGGGCTGTATTAGGCCAACGGACCATTGAACGCAACCAGCTGCTGGTTAGCATAGCTAAAAGCAAACTTAGCAAAGCCCGTGATGAAAAAAATGAGAAAGTAACCAAGCCTGAAGAACTTGTGAGGTTATTTGATCTTCTTCTACAG AATACAGCAGATCTCTCTGACTTGTTGAGTTCCGGTAGAGACAGAAAAGAGGAAGAGGTGGCATTATTGGAAGAGTgtgaaattaaaagtttgacCTTCCGAGCTGAAAG GTGCTTTTTCTTAGCCAAGTCTTATAGTTCAGCTGGGAAGAGGACAGAGGCATATTCCTTGTTTTCTCTTGCTCGCTCTCTTGCTGAAAATGCTCTAAAGAAACTTCGCAGTGTGGGCAACCATGATAAG GCGATGcttaaagaattggagacattgtATGACAACTGTAGATCCAGCAGTTGTATTGAACATGCAATGGGAATAATGGAACATGAAAAGGCCCCTGAGGATCTTTCGAACAGGATCTCTACTGTATCAATATCTGGGAGTGATAAGAAG GAAAAGTTTCTCATAGAGAATTTGGATTCTTATGAGTCTGCTGTTGCTGGTTCGAGCACAAAGGCAGCTCCGCGTATTGCAGCATATCAGCCAACCTTCCAAGCAGTTCCCTGCAATCCTATTGTTATGGATCTTGCCTATAATGCAATCGATTTCCCATCAATTGAGAACAGAATGAAGAAAGACAAAAAGGGTTTCATTAGTAGGCTTTGGGGATAA
- the LOC122587119 gene encoding signal recognition particle subunit SRP68 isoform X3, protein MCVYVCDYRRYCTARLRRLYKSLKFTHGRGKYAKKSITLSTVTEVRFLHMVLYSAERAWSYAMEKRQLPDGPNARQRSYLIGRLRKAVKWATLFSELCAIKGDSRTSLEAEAYASYMKGNLLFEQDQNWDIALKSFKSARVVYEELGKYGDLDNQVLCRERVEELEPSIRYCLHKIGESNLQASELVHLGETEGHALDLFKAKLEAVMAEARSQQAASMTEFHWLGHRYPISNAKTRVSILKAQELEKELHDRTEGALPAEKRLAVFDKIFAAYHEARGSIRNDLATAGSSENIKDDLSGLDKAIGAVLGQRTIERNQLLVSIAKSKLSKARDEKNEKVTKPEELVRLFDLLLQNTADLSDLLSSGRDRKEEEVALLEECEIKSLTFRAERCFFLAKSYSSAGKRTEAYSLFSLARSLAENALKKLRSVGNHDKAMLKELETLYDNCRSSSCIEHAMGIMEHEKAPEDLSNRISTVSISGSDKKQEKFLIENLDSYESAVAGSSTKAAPRIAAYQPTFQAVPCNPIVMDLAYNAIDFPSIENRMKKDKKGFISRLWG, encoded by the exons atgtgtgtatatgtatgtgattACAGGAGATATTGTACTGCACGGTTAAGGAGATTGTATAAATCGTTGAAGTTTACGCATGGCCGTGGGAAGTATGCGAAGAAATCGATAACATTATCGACTGTTACTGAAGTTAG GTTTCTCCATATGGTTCTCTATAGTGCAGAAAGAGCATGGAGCTATGCCATGGAGAAGAGACAGCTTCCTGATGGTCCAAATGCACGCCAGCGAAGTTACCTGATTGGCAGGTTGCGTAAAGCAGTAAAGTGGGCTACACTTTTTTCAGAATTATGTGCTATCAAGGGAGATTCTAGAACATCATTAGAAGCTgag GCTTATGCTTCATATATGAAAGGAAATTTACTATTTGAGCAAGATCAGAATTGGGATATCGCATTAAAGAGTTTCAAGAGTGCCAG GGTTGTTTATGAGGAACTTGGAAAATATGGAGATTTGGATAATCAAGTTTTGTGTCGTGAACGTGTTGAGGAACTGGAACCTAGTATACGCTACTGTTTGCACAAAATTGGCGAGTCAAATTTACAAGCTTCTGAACTTGTACACCTTGGGGAAACTGAAGGACATGCGTTGGATCTTTTTAAAGCAAAGTTGGAG GCTGTTATGGCTGAAGCTAGATCTCAGCAGGCTGCATCCATGACTGAATTTCACTGGCTCGGTCATAGGTATCCGATATCAAATGCTAAGACTCGGGTCTCCATATTGAAAG CCCAGGAATTGGAGAAAGAGCTACATGATCGAACAGAAGGTGCTCTTCCTGCTGAAAAAAGACTCGCTGTCTTTGACAAAATTTTTGCTGCATATCATGAAGCCCGGGGGTCCATTCGCAATGACTTG GCCACTGCAGGCAGTTCTGAAAACATAAAGGATGATTTAAGCGGGCTTGATAAAGCTATCGGGGCTGTATTAGGCCAACGGACCATTGAACGCAACCAGCTGCTGGTTAGCATAGCTAAAAGCAAACTTAGCAAAGCCCGTGATGAAAAAAATGAGAAAGTAACCAAGCCTGAAGAACTTGTGAGGTTATTTGATCTTCTTCTACAG AATACAGCAGATCTCTCTGACTTGTTGAGTTCCGGTAGAGACAGAAAAGAGGAAGAGGTGGCATTATTGGAAGAGTgtgaaattaaaagtttgacCTTCCGAGCTGAAAG GTGCTTTTTCTTAGCCAAGTCTTATAGTTCAGCTGGGAAGAGGACAGAGGCATATTCCTTGTTTTCTCTTGCTCGCTCTCTTGCTGAAAATGCTCTAAAGAAACTTCGCAGTGTGGGCAACCATGATAAG GCGATGcttaaagaattggagacattgtATGACAACTGTAGATCCAGCAGTTGTATTGAACATGCAATGGGAATAATGGAACATGAAAAGGCCCCTGAGGATCTTTCGAACAGGATCTCTACTGTATCAATATCTGGGAGTGATAAGAAG CAGGAAAAGTTTCTCATAGAGAATTTGGATTCTTATGAGTCTGCTGTTGCTGGTTCGAGCACAAAGGCAGCTCCGCGTATTGCAGCATATCAGCCAACCTTCCAAGCAGTTCCCTGCAATCCTATTGTTATGGATCTTGCCTATAATGCAATCGATTTCCCATCAATTGAGAACAGAATGAAGAAAGACAAAAAGGGTTTCATTAGTAGGCTTTGGGGATAA